In Actinomycetota bacterium, one genomic interval encodes:
- a CDS encoding glycosyltransferase family 2 protein, with protein MGGWRMLSVVVPVFDERDSLAEVTAELLQVMDRIGAPYEVVFVDDGSRDGGDVVLADLARAHEPIRVVRLRSNFGKGAALTAGFREARGDVVITLDADLQDDPAEIPRLLGALEEGADLVSGWKQKRNDPWNKTMPSRVFNSVARRASGVELHDLNCGFKAYRIDVVRALAIPGEMYRFIPVIAASEGFRVAEVPVNHRARRHGSSKYGFERYLRGLLDLITISFVGRYRHRPMHFFGGLGLLLFLTGVGISIYLTIVKILGEAIGGRPLLILGVLLIVVGIQLFTIGLVSELIQRGRLRSEEDEAASRIERVIEG; from the coding sequence ATGGGCGGCTGGCGCATGCTGTCGGTGGTGGTGCCGGTGTTTGACGAGCGCGACTCGCTTGCCGAGGTCACGGCCGAGCTGCTGCAGGTGATGGATCGCATCGGCGCGCCGTACGAGGTGGTCTTCGTGGACGATGGCTCGCGCGACGGAGGCGATGTGGTGCTGGCCGACCTCGCACGCGCGCATGAGCCGATCCGCGTGGTGCGGCTGCGCAGCAACTTCGGCAAGGGCGCGGCGCTCACCGCCGGGTTCCGCGAGGCCCGCGGCGATGTGGTGATTACCCTCGATGCCGACCTGCAGGATGACCCCGCGGAGATCCCGCGGCTGCTCGGCGCCCTCGAGGAGGGCGCCGACCTGGTGTCGGGCTGGAAGCAGAAGCGCAACGACCCCTGGAACAAGACCATGCCATCGCGCGTGTTCAACAGCGTGGCGCGCAGGGCCAGCGGCGTGGAGCTGCACGACCTCAACTGCGGGTTCAAGGCGTACCGCATCGACGTGGTGCGTGCGCTGGCGATTCCCGGCGAGATGTACCGCTTCATCCCCGTGATCGCGGCGTCCGAGGGCTTCCGGGTGGCCGAGGTGCCGGTGAACCACCGCGCCCGCCGACACGGGTCGTCGAAGTACGGCTTCGAGCGCTACCTGCGTGGCCTCCTCGACCTCATCACCATCTCGTTCGTGGGCCGGTACCGCCACCGGCCCATGCACTTCTTCGGCGGCCTCGGGCTGCTGCTCTTCCTCACCGGCGTGGGCATCTCCATCTACCTCACGATCGTGAAGATCCTCGGCGAGGCCATCGGCGGCCGGCCGCTCTTGATCCTCGGGGTACTGCTCATCGTGGTGGGCATCCAGCTGTTCACCATCGGGCTCGTGAGCGAGCTGATCCAGCGCGGACGATTGCGGTCGGAGGAGGACGAGGCTGCCTCGCGCATCGAGCGCGTCATCGAGGGGTGA
- a CDS encoding DUF2079 domain-containing protein: protein MSSAPQPTSARGGPAAGWHQWRLLRDLPLTLVLLLAAIWAAVFSWLSVARHDSWWTGRFDLGNMVQAIWNTAHGDLLMATNAAGDQVSRLGSHVDPLLVVLVPFQWFSDSAAPLLVAQSVAVAAGAIPAFLLGRRWLGDDRLAVAGAVAWLLYAPLQWAVVTDLHAVTLAVPLIMLAIWAAEARRDWVLGIAVGLALLGKEQVGLALAILGIWIIVRQRRYVAGAIVSVASIAWSAICVLVIIPAIGSGVPEPFGERFGRFGDTPSEALVGALSNPIDVITTVGGWSRLSYLLALLLPLLLLPLFAPLLAAAALPDLLVNMLADWWPNYSIEFHYAAVVSPFLVAAAMLGLAGLRRRARPEWLARLLRPAGAVAIALVAAGLLGTLITGPVPIGTPFSRATPSRIDQYQLMPGHAQALADGAALIPGDAVVSVGNNAGGHLSARRRVLVFPVIRDAEWVMVDRTRPNMLDRLDLPGFRLALEDLQARRDFRLVYDRDGVMVFQRIGEAVP, encoded by the coding sequence GTGAGCAGCGCCCCCCAGCCGACGAGTGCGCGCGGCGGGCCGGCGGCAGGCTGGCATCAGTGGCGCCTGCTGCGCGACCTTCCCCTCACGCTGGTGCTGCTGCTGGCCGCGATATGGGCCGCGGTGTTCTCGTGGCTGTCGGTGGCACGGCACGATTCCTGGTGGACCGGCCGGTTCGACCTGGGCAACATGGTCCAGGCCATCTGGAACACCGCGCACGGCGACCTGCTCATGGCGACCAACGCCGCGGGCGACCAGGTGTCGCGCCTGGGATCGCACGTGGACCCGCTGCTGGTGGTGCTGGTGCCCTTCCAGTGGTTCAGCGATTCCGCCGCGCCGCTGCTCGTGGCGCAGTCGGTGGCCGTGGCAGCCGGGGCGATCCCGGCGTTCCTGCTGGGGCGCCGCTGGCTGGGCGACGATCGCCTCGCGGTCGCGGGCGCGGTGGCATGGCTTCTCTATGCGCCCCTGCAGTGGGCGGTGGTCACCGACCTGCATGCGGTCACCCTGGCCGTCCCGCTGATCATGCTGGCCATCTGGGCCGCCGAGGCGCGCCGCGACTGGGTGCTGGGCATCGCGGTGGGCCTGGCGCTCCTGGGCAAGGAGCAGGTGGGCCTCGCCCTGGCGATCCTGGGCATCTGGATCATCGTGCGCCAGCGGCGGTATGTCGCGGGCGCGATCGTGTCGGTGGCCTCCATCGCGTGGTCGGCCATCTGCGTGCTGGTGATCATCCCGGCCATTGGCAGCGGCGTGCCCGAGCCCTTCGGCGAGCGCTTCGGGCGCTTCGGCGACACGCCGTCAGAGGCCCTGGTCGGGGCGCTCAGCAACCCCATAGACGTCATCACCACGGTCGGCGGGTGGTCGCGCCTGTCGTACCTGCTCGCGCTGCTGCTGCCCCTGTTGCTGCTGCCGCTGTTCGCGCCGCTACTCGCCGCCGCGGCCCTGCCCGACCTGCTGGTCAACATGCTTGCCGACTGGTGGCCCAACTACTCGATCGAGTTCCACTATGCGGCCGTGGTGAGCCCGTTCCTCGTGGCCGCCGCCATGCTGGGGCTCGCCGGCCTGCGGCGACGCGCGCGTCCGGAGTGGCTCGCGCGGCTGTTGCGCCCGGCCGGGGCCGTGGCGATCGCCCTGGTGGCGGCGGGCCTGCTCGGCACGCTCATCACCGGCCCCGTGCCGATCGGCACACCCTTCTCGCGCGCCACGCCCTCGCGCATCGATCAGTACCAGCTCATGCCGGGACACGCGCAGGCGCTGGCGGACGGCGCGGCGCTGATTCCCGGCGACGCCGTGGTGTCGGTGGGCAACAATGCGGGCGGTCACCTGTCGGCGCGCCGCCGGGTGCTGGTGTTCCCCGTCATCCGCGATGCGGAGTGGGTTATGGTTGATCGCACGAGACCCAACATGCTCGATCGGCTCGACCTGCCGGGCTTCCGCCTGGCCCTCGAGGACCTCCAAGCCCGCAGGGACTTCCGTCTGGTGTACGACCGCGACGGGGTGATGGTGTTCCAGCGGATTGGGGAGGCGGTGCCATGA
- a CDS encoding glycosyltransferase family 4 protein yields MSRPLHVEWVGTYERGYPRTRVLVDGLRAHGVRVSEHHRPVWERTRHKAGGFLSAGSLAASGASWARAWAGLLATEPGTHGPVDAVIAGYPAQPDAVPAWLVARARRAPLVVDMMVSLADTLGDDRGRTGAAATRALAAADRTALALADIVLVDTVAGGDFLVRRFGVSPARIVVALVGAEPGAFPPSPVSRGACHALWYGKLSPMHGLDVILGAARIPGTPPMRLVGEGQLDDWLADEMERDPPSALEHVPWVPYERLRDEVAACGVVLGIFGRSDKASRVVPNKVFQAMAAGRPVITADTPGIREVLTHGHDAVLVPAGESAALAAALISLAADPDARVRLGAAARATYERTGTPHRVVAPLVRALGARRAARDARRRDGVRRRRAARGPRGDG; encoded by the coding sequence GTGAGCCGACCGCTTCACGTGGAGTGGGTGGGCACCTACGAGCGCGGCTATCCGCGCACGCGGGTGCTGGTGGATGGGCTGCGCGCCCATGGAGTGCGCGTGAGCGAGCACCACCGGCCGGTGTGGGAGCGCACGCGCCACAAGGCTGGCGGCTTCCTGTCGGCGGGCAGCCTCGCCGCGTCTGGGGCATCGTGGGCACGGGCCTGGGCCGGCCTGCTCGCCACCGAGCCGGGCACCCACGGACCCGTGGACGCCGTGATCGCGGGCTACCCCGCCCAGCCCGACGCGGTGCCCGCGTGGCTGGTGGCCCGCGCGCGCCGCGCGCCGCTGGTGGTGGACATGATGGTGTCGCTGGCCGACACGCTGGGGGACGACCGGGGCAGGACCGGCGCGGCGGCCACCCGGGCGCTCGCGGCGGCCGATCGCACGGCCCTGGCGCTGGCGGACATCGTGCTGGTGGATACCGTCGCGGGCGGCGACTTCCTGGTGCGCCGCTTCGGGGTGAGCCCGGCCCGCATCGTGGTGGCGCTGGTGGGCGCCGAGCCCGGGGCATTCCCGCCGAGCCCCGTTTCGCGCGGGGCATGCCATGCGCTCTGGTACGGGAAGCTGTCGCCGATGCACGGGCTCGACGTCATCCTGGGCGCCGCGCGCATTCCGGGCACCCCGCCGATGCGCCTGGTGGGCGAGGGCCAGCTCGACGACTGGCTCGCCGACGAGATGGAGCGCGATCCCCCGTCGGCGCTCGAGCACGTGCCGTGGGTGCCGTACGAGCGCCTGCGCGACGAGGTGGCCGCGTGCGGGGTGGTGCTGGGCATCTTCGGGCGCAGCGACAAGGCGTCGCGCGTGGTGCCCAACAAGGTGTTCCAGGCAATGGCCGCGGGGCGCCCGGTGATCACCGCGGACACCCCCGGCATCCGCGAGGTGCTCACGCATGGCCACGACGCCGTGCTGGTGCCCGCCGGCGAGTCGGCGGCCCTGGCCGCTGCGCTTATCTCGTTGGCTGCCGATCCCGATGCCCGCGTGCGCCTGGGCGCGGCGGCCCGCGCCACCTACGAGCGCACCGGGACGCCGCATCGCGTGGTGGCGCCGCTGGTGCGGGCGCTCGGGGCGCGCAGGGCCGCGCGCGACGCGCGGCGGCGGGACGGCGTGCGACGTCGACGTGCCGCGAGGGGCCCGCGGGGTGACGGGTGA
- a CDS encoding glycosyltransferase family 4 protein, which translates to MSARPLRVMCLSNMYPGPGAPDYGAFIERMCDSMEQRGVEVHRVVIRTRSSGRLRTPLKYAGLTARALVASLRADVIWAHYLFPTGLIAAIAGSAARTPWVITAHGGDVANLSNGMVRRLSGPPAHAATAVIAVSEWLGGRMYAEGLRPERVEVASMGVDARRFAIGDRGAARERLGLPPDAPVVLAVGGLSARKNPLGLMRAFAILRGEMPDARLAFVGSGPLAGAVDAQARRMGLDDVVIRTGLVPNAAVTDWMTACDVVALVSLVEPLGVAALEAMASGRPVVGTEVGGLKEVVPDGLAGLIVDPHDDAAIAAALARMIIAPPDPSTCREAALAHSLDVETDHVLEVLAAAARA; encoded by the coding sequence GTGAGCGCGCGGCCGCTTCGGGTGATGTGCCTGTCCAACATGTACCCGGGGCCGGGGGCACCCGACTACGGGGCGTTCATCGAGCGCATGTGCGATTCGATGGAGCAGCGCGGCGTGGAGGTGCACCGGGTGGTCATCCGCACGCGCTCGTCGGGGCGCCTGCGCACGCCGCTCAAGTACGCCGGGCTCACGGCGAGGGCCCTCGTGGCGAGCCTCCGCGCCGACGTGATCTGGGCCCACTACCTGTTCCCCACTGGGCTCATCGCCGCCATCGCCGGATCAGCCGCACGCACCCCGTGGGTGATCACCGCGCACGGCGGCGATGTGGCAAATCTCTCGAACGGCATGGTCCGACGGCTCAGCGGGCCGCCCGCGCACGCGGCCACGGCGGTGATCGCCGTGAGCGAGTGGCTGGGCGGGCGCATGTACGCCGAGGGTCTTCGCCCGGAGCGCGTGGAGGTGGCCAGCATGGGGGTGGACGCCCGGCGGTTCGCCATCGGCGACCGCGGCGCGGCACGTGAGCGGCTGGGGCTGCCGCCCGATGCGCCCGTGGTGCTCGCGGTGGGCGGCCTCAGCGCACGCAAGAACCCGCTGGGCCTCATGCGCGCCTTCGCCATTCTGCGGGGCGAGATGCCGGACGCCCGGCTGGCCTTCGTGGGCTCGGGCCCGCTTGCGGGCGCCGTGGATGCCCAGGCCCGCCGGATGGGCCTGGATGACGTGGTGATTCGCACGGGCCTGGTGCCCAACGCCGCGGTGACCGACTGGATGACCGCCTGCGATGTGGTCGCGCTCGTGAGCCTGGTGGAGCCGCTGGGCGTGGCGGCGCTCGAGGCCATGGCCAGCGGGCGCCCCGTGGTGGGCACCGAGGTGGGCGGCCTGAAGGAGGTCGTGCCGGACGGCCTGGCGGGCCTCATCGTGGATCCCCACGACGATGCGGCCATCGCCGCGGCGCTCGCGCGCATGATCATCGCGCCACCCGACCCCTCGACGTGCCGCGAGGCGGCCCTTGCCCACTCGCTCGACGTCGAGACCGACCACGTGCTGGAGGTGCTCGCGGCAGCCGCCCGCGCGTGA
- a CDS encoding methyltransferase domain-containing protein, producing the protein MNAGGRSDDRLDDVRAYYDRIAPRLRAVEQQNWHLQGRISCVLATIDRYGPGPGGRVLDVGCGGGFLLEELAGRGYTGVGIDLSPESVEIANSRLADLGGGGRLRADVGSAYEPPDGPFDLVCLTDVLEHLEDPRGCLKALREQMAPGSLLVISTPNRRSLPGARRWLAEKGVPGIHLSLAPIDNWQTWVDLESHAAAAGMVPVSKRGIFFRPGGRVGSQIGRVYRYDRVRDLERRASGTPLGRFGFYIVLGFRPLP; encoded by the coding sequence ATGAACGCGGGCGGCCGCAGCGACGACAGGCTGGATGACGTCCGCGCGTACTACGACCGCATCGCCCCGCGACTGCGCGCGGTGGAGCAGCAGAACTGGCACCTGCAGGGCCGCATCTCCTGCGTGCTCGCCACCATCGACCGCTACGGGCCCGGGCCCGGCGGGCGCGTGCTCGACGTCGGCTGCGGCGGGGGGTTCCTGCTCGAGGAGCTCGCGGGGCGCGGCTACACGGGGGTCGGCATCGACCTCTCGCCCGAGTCGGTGGAGATCGCCAACTCCCGGCTCGCGGACCTCGGCGGCGGCGGTCGGCTGCGCGCGGACGTGGGCAGCGCCTACGAGCCGCCCGATGGCCCGTTCGACCTGGTGTGCCTCACCGACGTGCTCGAGCACCTGGAGGACCCGCGGGGCTGCCTGAAGGCCCTGCGCGAGCAGATGGCACCGGGCTCGCTGCTGGTCATCTCCACCCCCAACCGGCGCAGCCTGCCCGGTGCACGGCGCTGGCTCGCCGAGAAGGGCGTGCCCGGCATCCACCTGAGCCTCGCCCCCATCGACAACTGGCAGACATGGGTTGACCTCGAGTCGCACGCCGCCGCCGCGGGCATGGTGCCCGTGAGCAAGCGCGGCATCTTCTTCCGGCCGGGTGGCAGGGTCGGATCGCAGATCGGACGCGTGTACCGCTACGACCGGGTGCGCGACCTCGAGCGGCGGGCGTCCGGGACCCCGCTCGGGCGGTTCGGCTTTTACATCGTCCTGGGCTTCCGGCCGCTGCCCTGA
- a CDS encoding glycosyltransferase family 4 protein, protein MRVLMISHMYPSPVNPTGGIFVHEQVRALIDRGHEVRVVSPKGWAPPGLGRWKAYRDVVPEDTLDGVVVHYPRKLTLPGGRLGHRNADAFLAGIRRTVRRIHHDWPFDVIHAHMMVPDGWAAARMARELGVPAVGTAHRADVLDVPAEGRLSRMRVAEAIQELDAVITVSRAIGDAADAIARPRRPITVVPNGADAEVFLPRDAAGARERLGIPDDGPVVSYVGKLVPRKGVDTLIESMGLLQVRGGAPRLVMAGIGGLREPLEQRAAQLGVADRITWLGKVPHHDVGWVMSTGDVFVLPSLSEGLPTVVCEAMACGLPVVATAVDGTPEIVDDPATGLLVRPHDAEGLADALARVLGDAPLRAAMGAEALRRSEADYTWAANAARMEAVYEMVIRG, encoded by the coding sequence ATGAGGGTCCTCATGATCAGCCACATGTACCCCAGCCCGGTCAACCCGACCGGCGGCATCTTCGTGCACGAGCAGGTGAGGGCCCTCATCGACCGCGGGCATGAGGTGCGCGTGGTGTCGCCCAAGGGGTGGGCGCCGCCGGGGCTCGGGCGCTGGAAGGCCTACCGCGACGTGGTGCCGGAGGACACCCTGGACGGCGTGGTGGTGCACTACCCGCGCAAGCTCACGCTGCCCGGCGGGCGGCTGGGGCACCGCAACGCCGATGCCTTCCTCGCGGGAATCCGCCGCACCGTGCGACGCATCCACCACGACTGGCCGTTTGACGTGATCCACGCCCACATGATGGTCCCCGACGGCTGGGCGGCCGCGCGCATGGCCCGCGAGCTGGGCGTGCCGGCCGTGGGCACGGCGCACCGGGCCGACGTGCTCGACGTGCCCGCCGAGGGCCGGCTGTCGCGCATGCGGGTGGCCGAGGCCATCCAGGAGCTCGACGCGGTGATCACCGTCAGCCGCGCCATCGGCGACGCCGCGGATGCCATCGCGCGCCCGCGGCGGCCCATCACGGTGGTGCCCAACGGGGCGGATGCCGAGGTGTTCCTGCCCCGCGATGCGGCCGGCGCGCGCGAGCGCCTGGGCATCCCGGATGATGGCCCGGTGGTGTCGTACGTGGGCAAGCTGGTGCCTCGCAAGGGCGTGGACACCCTCATCGAGAGCATGGGCCTGCTGCAGGTCCGGGGCGGCGCGCCGCGCCTGGTGATGGCGGGCATCGGCGGGCTGCGCGAACCGCTGGAGCAGCGGGCCGCCCAGCTGGGCGTGGCCGATCGCATCACCTGGCTGGGCAAGGTGCCGCACCACGACGTGGGCTGGGTCATGTCCACGGGAGACGTGTTCGTGCTGCCGTCGCTGTCCGAGGGCCTGCCCACCGTGGTGTGCGAGGCCATGGCCTGCGGGCTGCCCGTGGTGGCCACCGCCGTGGACGGCACCCCCGAGATCGTGGACGACCCCGCCACGGGCCTGCTGGTGCGCCCGCACGACGCCGAGGGGCTGGCCGACGCCCTGGCGCGGGTGCTGGGCGACGCCCCGCTGCGCGCCGCCATGGGGGCGGAGGCCCTGCGGCGCTCGGAGGCCGACTACACCTGGGCGGCCAACGCGGCGCGCATGGAGGCCGTGTACGAGATGGTGATCAGGGGATGA
- a CDS encoding O-antigen ligase family protein → MSTEAIRFAAAIIAAVGLVLMLTPTPLAEVVRLPDRGRRLAGLAVLLIGWVVMAGTLVPDGVSDRLSTPVGLVAGIVGVLVALAVLMALGWLVAKRPWVWFLLLGLALPVRIPLTLGGESANLLLPLYGVIVLGIAVLWWMERQGTRERLWPSSVLDLPLMLFVGFTLVSLLWSSDVPEGAVKATFFWIPFVLLYLIVVAIWRQGKALVSLAITTMAMAVPVAVLALGQYASGDILWNHRLMQSNVYSRFFRVNSIFYDPNILGRYLALALLITVAVAWMKRGSTRTLVTCGAAAAIYSAALVVTFSRSTALMLMVGLFIMALRMFGWRRTVLVAVIMAVAGSAAALAGSSQVRAALTSTERLEKVSEGRFDLVGGGVDIFREHPVAGGGLGSFATDYANLLSGKELRKTRVVISHNAPVTILSEEGAIGFALFVWLCVIAVIIGIRATRDRDEDVGVPSATMLAALVGIFVHALLYSALFEDPYTWVLAAGLVASAAIAPRGGGGAGGHP, encoded by the coding sequence ATGAGCACCGAGGCCATCCGCTTCGCCGCGGCCATCATCGCGGCTGTCGGCCTGGTGCTGATGCTCACGCCCACCCCGCTTGCCGAGGTCGTGCGCCTGCCCGATCGCGGGCGCCGCCTGGCCGGGCTCGCGGTGCTGCTCATCGGCTGGGTGGTGATGGCCGGCACCCTCGTGCCCGACGGCGTGTCCGACCGACTGTCCACGCCGGTGGGTCTCGTAGCCGGCATCGTGGGCGTGCTGGTGGCGCTCGCGGTGCTCATGGCGCTGGGCTGGCTGGTGGCCAAGCGCCCGTGGGTATGGTTCCTGCTGCTGGGCCTGGCCCTGCCCGTGCGGATTCCCCTCACGCTCGGCGGCGAGAGCGCCAACCTGCTGCTGCCGCTCTACGGCGTGATCGTCCTGGGAATCGCGGTGCTCTGGTGGATGGAGCGCCAGGGCACGCGCGAGCGCCTATGGCCGTCGTCGGTACTCGACCTGCCCTTGATGCTGTTCGTCGGCTTCACGCTGGTATCGCTGCTGTGGTCATCCGACGTGCCCGAGGGCGCGGTGAAGGCCACGTTCTTCTGGATCCCCTTCGTGCTGCTGTACCTCATCGTGGTGGCCATCTGGCGCCAGGGCAAGGCCCTGGTGAGCCTCGCAATCACCACCATGGCCATGGCCGTGCCGGTCGCCGTGCTCGCGCTGGGCCAGTACGCCTCGGGCGACATCCTGTGGAACCACCGGCTCATGCAGTCGAACGTCTACAGCCGGTTCTTCCGGGTCAACTCGATCTTCTACGACCCGAACATCCTGGGCCGGTACCTGGCGCTGGCGCTGCTCATCACGGTTGCGGTGGCGTGGATGAAGCGCGGCAGCACGCGCACGCTGGTCACCTGCGGGGCGGCGGCCGCCATCTACTCGGCGGCGCTGGTCGTCACCTTCTCGCGCAGCACCGCGCTCATGCTCATGGTGGGCCTGTTCATCATGGCCCTGCGCATGTTCGGCTGGCGGCGCACGGTGCTGGTGGCGGTGATCATGGCCGTGGCGGGAAGCGCGGCGGCGCTCGCCGGATCAAGCCAGGTGAGGGCGGCGCTCACGTCCACCGAGCGGCTCGAGAAGGTGAGCGAGGGGCGGTTCGACCTGGTGGGTGGCGGCGTGGACATCTTCCGGGAGCACCCCGTGGCCGGCGGGGGCCTGGGGTCATTCGCCACCGACTACGCCAACCTGCTCTCCGGGAAGGAGCTGCGAAAGACGCGCGTGGTCATCTCGCACAACGCACCGGTGACGATCCTCAGCGAGGAGGGCGCCATCGGGTTCGCGCTCTTCGTGTGGCTCTGCGTGATCGCCGTGATCATCGGCATCCGGGCCACACGCGACCGCGACGAGGACGTCGGCGTGCCGTCGGCCACCATGCTCGCCGCGCTCGTGGGCATCTTCGTGCACGCGCTCCTTTACTCGGCGCTGTTCGAGGACCCCTATACGTGGGTGCTCGCCGCAGGGCTGGTGGCGTCGGCCGCCATCGCCCCGCGCGGCGGCGGGGGTGCAGGGGGCCACCCGTGA
- a CDS encoding trehalose-6-phosphate synthase yields MEGRPLILVSNRGPVGFIDDGEGGTRAERSGGGLVTALTGLIDLVPALWISAAIEDGDFRVAAEADGPFPVPGAGRDTAGRFVVMHPEVYERYYNVVANPMLWFIQHYLWDLSNVPDIRDEELAAWSEGYLVANDIFADAVVDALATSPDAVVMIHDYHLYTTPASIRGRAPGAFLHFFVHIPWPQPDYWRVLPPHIRDAIIAGLLSCDIVAFHTQRYARNFLLSCEDLLGLEVDYANLTVRYRDRTVAVRHYPISIDADGFSALATSESVAAEEATFLRRRRRHLIARVDRTDLSKNILRGFTAFDVFLDRHPEFHEDITFFAMLQPSRQDVPEYVEYVERITELVSRINTKHGNTDWMPIDLRFENNLPLAVAAYKHFDVMLVNSIFDGMNLVAKESMLVNERDGVLILSENVGAVEEIGAYSLVINPFDVEAQVEALHQALSMPRAERRARGDAIRKVINENDIARWLQAQVADIEHIRGRAVLPPHGDG; encoded by the coding sequence ATGGAGGGCCGCCCACTCATCCTGGTGTCAAACCGCGGTCCCGTCGGCTTCATCGACGATGGCGAGGGGGGCACGCGGGCCGAGCGCTCGGGCGGCGGCCTGGTGACGGCCCTCACCGGACTCATCGACCTCGTGCCGGCGCTGTGGATATCGGCCGCCATCGAGGACGGCGACTTCCGGGTGGCCGCCGAGGCCGATGGGCCGTTCCCCGTGCCCGGGGCCGGCCGCGATACCGCGGGGCGGTTCGTGGTGATGCACCCCGAGGTGTACGAGCGCTACTACAACGTGGTCGCCAACCCCATGCTGTGGTTCATCCAGCACTACCTGTGGGACCTCTCGAACGTGCCGGACATCCGGGACGAGGAGCTCGCGGCATGGAGCGAGGGCTACCTGGTGGCCAACGACATCTTCGCCGACGCCGTCGTGGATGCCCTGGCGACCAGCCCCGACGCCGTCGTGATGATCCACGACTACCACCTCTACACCACCCCGGCATCCATACGCGGGCGGGCGCCCGGGGCATTCCTGCACTTCTTCGTGCACATCCCCTGGCCGCAGCCCGACTACTGGCGCGTGCTGCCGCCGCACATCCGCGACGCCATCATCGCCGGGCTGCTCTCGTGCGACATCGTGGCCTTCCACACCCAGCGCTACGCGCGCAACTTCCTGCTCTCGTGCGAGGACCTGCTGGGGCTCGAGGTGGACTACGCGAACCTCACCGTGCGCTACCGCGATCGCACGGTGGCGGTGCGGCACTACCCGATCTCCATCGACGCCGACGGCTTCAGCGCGCTGGCCACGTCCGAGTCGGTGGCCGCCGAGGAGGCCACCTTCCTGCGCCGCCGGCGCCGGCACCTCATCGCCCGGGTCGATCGCACGGACCTCTCGAAGAACATCCTGCGGGGCTTCACGGCGTTCGATGTGTTCCTCGACCGGCACCCCGAGTTCCACGAGGACATCACCTTCTTCGCGATGCTGCAGCCCTCGCGCCAGGACGTGCCCGAGTACGTGGAGTACGTGGAGCGCATCACCGAGCTCGTGAGCCGCATCAACACCAAGCACGGCAACACCGACTGGATGCCCATCGACCTGCGCTTCGAGAACAACCTGCCGCTGGCGGTGGCCGCCTACAAGCACTTCGACGTGATGCTCGTGAACTCCATCTTCGACGGCATGAACCTCGTCGCGAAGGAGTCGATGCTTGTGAACGAGCGCGACGGCGTGCTGATCCTCTCCGAGAACGTCGGGGCGGTGGAGGAGATCGGCGCGTACTCGCTCGTGATCAATCCCTTCGACGTAGAGGCGCAGGTCGAGGCCCTGCACCAGGCCCTCAGCATGCCGCGGGCCGAGCGGCGCGCGCGGGGCGATGCCATCCGCAAGGTGATCAACGAGAACGACATCGCGCGCTGGCTTCAGGCCCAGGTGGCCGACATCGAGCACATCCGTGGCAGGGCGGTGCTGCCGCCCCACGGGGACGGCTGA